The Candidatus Mycosynbacter amalyticus genome contains the following window.
TGATAAATTATCTGGAGCAAATTGACCACGAGAATACATATACAGTTCTGGTACCAACAAAAGACAAGGATTTTTATACTCCAACCAACCCCAATTTTACGATCCAAACTATTGATTTTGCTAATTACTCGTTCGGGGAGCAACTAGGGTTCAAGAAATACCTCGACGAACTCGGTGCCGATCTTGTGCACTTCTGTATGCCCCAACAGCCTATCCTCTACCAGGGCCGCCACGTGACGACGTTTCATGATCTGACACTCCTCAATACATATAATTCCGATAAAAACTGGTTTGTCTTTCATGCCAAGCAGCTTGTTGGTCGTTTCGTATTTCATAGAGTCTGCGCATCGAGCGACCGGATTCTCACACCGACATGGACAGTCAAGCATGAACTGGAGGCATTTCACCCGAAGATTGAGCACAAAACTGTTGTCACCTACGAAGCTGCCGACAAACTCCAGGCCGGAAAAGTAACTCCATACGACACGCCGTTCAAACGATACCTACTCTATGTAGGGCAGCAAAGCGACTACAAAAACATCAAGCGCCTCGGTGACGCACACCAGAAACTACTCGAGACCCACCCCGACCTTGGTCTCATTCTTGTCGGTC
Protein-coding sequences here:
- a CDS encoding glycosyltransferase family 4 protein → MSHIAIDARIINSSTGRYVERLINYLEQIDHENTYTVLVPTKDKDFYTPTNPNFTIQTIDFANYSFGEQLGFKKYLDELGADLVHFCMPQQPILYQGRHVTTFHDLTLLNTYNSDKNWFVFHAKQLVGRFVFHRVCASSDRILTPTWTVKHELEAFHPKIEHKTVVTYEAADKLQAGKVTPYDTPFKRYLLYVGQQSDYKNIKRLGDAHQKLLETHPDLGLILVGRMNKSAEMTKAYFDKNEYKNIHFTGFVEDDQRDWLFENCAAYVFPSLMEGFGLPPLEAMQYDAPVVSSNASCMPEVLGDAAHYFTPTDTDDIARAVNDVLTNDALREELISKGKVQREKYSWRKMAEETLAQYRIALE